Proteins from a single region of Desulfobacter postgatei 2ac9:
- the mtnP gene encoding S-methyl-5'-thioadenosine phosphorylase gives MIRVGIIGGSGLDDTDILEKCKKIEADTPYGPPSSDIMTGLINDTQVLILARHGRKHQYSPTQVNNRANIYALKQAGATHILATTACGSLRQEIDRGHFVILDQFIDFTRFRKNTFTDSFEQGVVHTAMAHPFDESLRNVLYRSATELGLKVHGKGCVVTIEGPRFSTVAESNMFRLWGADVINMSTAPEAMLANEAGIPYAAVAMATDYDCWKQDEAPVTWDEILSVFNKNADNVKQLFIKTVSEITTMA, from the coding sequence ATACTGATATTTTAGAAAAGTGTAAAAAAATTGAGGCAGACACCCCCTATGGTCCGCCTTCCTCTGATATCATGACCGGTCTGATCAACGACACCCAGGTATTGATTCTGGCAAGACACGGCCGCAAGCATCAGTACAGCCCCACCCAGGTGAATAACCGGGCAAATATATATGCCCTCAAACAGGCCGGTGCCACCCATATCCTTGCCACAACCGCCTGCGGCAGCCTGAGGCAAGAAATCGACCGGGGCCATTTTGTGATTCTGGATCAGTTTATTGATTTTACCCGGTTTCGTAAAAATACCTTTACCGACTCTTTTGAGCAAGGCGTGGTTCACACGGCCATGGCGCATCCCTTTGATGAGTCCCTGCGCAATGTGCTGTACAGATCCGCCACGGAGCTGGGACTGAAGGTCCACGGCAAAGGATGCGTGGTAACCATCGAAGGCCCTCGATTTTCAACCGTGGCCGAATCCAACATGTTCAGGCTGTGGGGCGCGGATGTCATCAATATGTCTACGGCACCCGAGGCCATGCTGGCCAATGAGGCGGGCATCCCTTATGCGGCCGTGGCCATGGCCACGGATTATGACTGCTGGAAACAGGATGAAGCCCCGGTCACCTGGGATGAGATTTTATCTGTGTTCAACAAAAATGCAGATAATGTCAAGCAATTGTTCATCAAGACTGTTTCAGAAATAACAACCATGGCCTGA
- a CDS encoding adenine phosphoribosyltransferase codes for MDLKQNIRSIPNWPIKGVIFRDLTTLMQDPNAFRYSCDIFYDRYKDKNLDKMVGIDARGFVFGAVLAYRLGIGFVPVRKKGKLPHKTIEQSYSLEYGEGILEMHEDAVTPGEKVVIVDDLIATGGTAGATVKLVKQLGADLLECAFVVELPDLKGREQILGCPVFSITEFEGE; via the coding sequence ATGGATTTAAAGCAAAATATTAGAAGTATTCCCAACTGGCCCATCAAAGGGGTGATTTTCAGAGATTTGACCACATTGATGCAGGACCCTAACGCATTTAGATATTCCTGTGATATTTTCTACGACCGCTATAAGGACAAGAATCTTGACAAGATGGTCGGCATTGATGCCAGAGGCTTTGTGTTCGGTGCAGTGCTGGCCTATCGCCTTGGTATCGGTTTTGTCCCGGTGCGCAAGAAAGGAAAGCTGCCCCACAAAACCATTGAGCAGAGCTACAGCCTTGAATATGGGGAAGGCATCCTTGAGATGCACGAGGATGCGGTTACCCCCGGCGAAAAAGTGGTCATTGTGGACGATCTCATTGCAACCGGCGGCACTGCGGGGGCCACGGTCAAATTGGTTAAACAGCTTGGGGCTGATCTGCTGGAATGCGCCTTTGTTGTAGAACTGCCTGATCTTAAAGGTCGGGAACAGATCCTCGGCTGTCCCGTGTTCAGTATCACTGAGTTTGAAGGAGAATAA
- the recC gene encoding exodeoxyribonuclease V subunit gamma codes for MFNLIKSNRMENLAQALCTVIGKVPDNPISSEFIGIQSRGMKQWLSQVIARHFGVCANVRFMFPRQMLEYIREQSCDNQETGVSESGLLNRDMMAWAVLDILMAKGSESARADIDFIGPGTYLKHDDTGTKAMALSHRIANVLDDYQVYRPDMLAAWGRGENQAFADPHALWQAVLWQELIKKGVSLPDQMQACVAALETGAVNTTALPRRISLFGISAMPPFFLNLFNLLGGKIDVFLFLLTPTHQFFFDLPSPRQQEKAALKNKAVSELPEEGNPLLGALGQSSRETQGLLENFDYDEPMGDLFEDPAAMPDDTTPDGQGVADMLRVIQSDILNLVWRGKGRADAAIAVLTGDDSLAVHACHSPMREAQVLKDLILDALDRDPGLCPHDVVVMMPDIEAYAPFLEAVFSQSPGLPFTVSDRRRRSESLTLSAFLNILDMKEARLEKSKIMGLLSCPVIADKFGLTMGDQDLVSSLFDAAGILWGRDGAHREKILGRPYEQNTWTFGLNRLMAGFALPEASTVFVNDVLPCDGFKGLEGEILGKAAHFIYSLFKALDLMDSPGTIREWTTRFRTIISDILAKDLGNDGDMAVLLNALDDMEKQAGQAGFERPISFCAVRLALTAKLDVHISQGSFLSGGITFCNLMPMRSIPFKLVCLMGMDAQSFPRTGTSPGFDLIRPNPRLGDKQDRQEDCELFLEALLCARLRLIITYTGMRISDNAPVPVASPVAELVDTVKNSFVFPQGFQWQFAHPLHPFSPDYFSDTRGPGYFSYSKAQCRISRSQSTRNKGQGENAGAPGFCFRAPDGDNAVKQQASEEMPMIALSDLIAFFRHPVRYYVTDTLGVIYPEPGEEPDEREPFRLSGLSLYDLGSLAVENREDIDLYSLVKAQGRLPFGNKGKQEWARINDLAEPVKYLAQNELPDTNPQILDLCFQTETCCITGRVTDVYDQGRAVAGFGRLNPSRLLTQWIMHLAYSCVEEHPGATVMVGQDPKGKKLAVRFQFSAVKEKSQARALLLDLAGYFLDGKARVFPFFADLCFHLVWDLSSRNYDLSASSLSTATGKCAGLWRNTFNSTGESFNRYTALVFGQDNPFSDPLTLEHSGVLDAGLAVYRPMLACLIL; via the coding sequence ATGTTCAATCTGATCAAAAGCAATCGTATGGAAAATCTGGCCCAGGCCCTTTGCACCGTAATCGGCAAGGTCCCTGACAATCCCATATCCTCCGAATTTATAGGGATTCAGTCCCGGGGCATGAAACAATGGCTCTCCCAGGTGATTGCCCGTCATTTCGGGGTGTGCGCCAATGTTCGTTTTATGTTTCCCCGGCAGATGCTTGAATATATCCGGGAGCAGAGCTGCGACAATCAGGAGACAGGCGTTTCAGAATCGGGTTTGCTGAACCGGGACATGATGGCCTGGGCTGTTCTGGATATACTCATGGCCAAGGGGTCGGAGTCGGCCCGGGCAGATATTGATTTTATCGGTCCTGGAACATACCTAAAACATGATGACACCGGTACCAAAGCCATGGCGTTAAGCCACAGAATAGCAAACGTTCTGGATGATTACCAGGTATACCGTCCGGACATGCTCGCGGCCTGGGGCAGGGGGGAGAACCAAGCATTTGCAGATCCCCATGCCTTGTGGCAGGCTGTTTTGTGGCAGGAGTTGATCAAAAAAGGCGTGTCCCTGCCCGACCAAATGCAGGCCTGTGTTGCCGCCCTTGAAACCGGTGCCGTCAATACAACGGCTTTACCCCGGCGTATATCCCTGTTCGGGATCTCTGCCATGCCCCCATTTTTTCTGAATCTTTTTAATCTGTTGGGCGGGAAGATAGATGTGTTTCTGTTTTTGCTCACCCCAACCCATCAGTTCTTTTTTGATCTGCCTTCGCCGCGACAGCAGGAAAAGGCAGCATTGAAAAATAAGGCTGTTTCAGAGTTGCCGGAAGAGGGAAATCCCCTGCTTGGTGCCCTCGGTCAAAGCAGCAGGGAAACCCAGGGCCTTCTTGAAAATTTTGATTATGATGAGCCCATGGGCGATCTGTTTGAGGACCCGGCTGCCATGCCGGATGACACGACGCCGGATGGCCAGGGCGTTGCCGATATGCTCAGGGTGATTCAGTCCGATATCCTGAACCTTGTCTGGCGGGGCAAGGGCAGGGCAGATGCCGCCATTGCCGTTTTAACCGGCGATGATTCCCTGGCCGTTCATGCCTGTCATTCCCCCATGCGCGAAGCCCAGGTGCTCAAAGATCTTATCCTGGATGCCTTGGACCGTGATCCCGGTCTTTGCCCCCATGACGTGGTGGTGATGATGCCGGATATCGAAGCCTATGCCCCGTTTCTGGAGGCTGTGTTCTCCCAGTCACCGGGGCTGCCCTTTACTGTGTCGGACCGCCGCCGACGTTCTGAATCTTTAACCCTTTCCGCCTTTTTAAATATCCTTGACATGAAAGAGGCGCGTCTTGAAAAATCAAAAATCATGGGACTTTTATCCTGCCCTGTCATTGCCGATAAGTTCGGGCTGACCATGGGAGACCAGGACCTTGTTTCTTCCTTATTTGACGCTGCCGGGATCTTGTGGGGCAGGGACGGTGCCCATCGCGAAAAAATTCTGGGCCGGCCCTATGAACAAAACACCTGGACCTTTGGCCTGAACCGGCTCATGGCAGGGTTTGCCCTGCCCGAGGCAAGTACCGTGTTTGTCAATGATGTGCTTCCCTGCGACGGATTTAAAGGGCTTGAAGGGGAGATTTTAGGAAAAGCCGCCCATTTTATTTATTCTCTGTTCAAGGCACTGGACCTGATGGATTCCCCCGGCACGATCCGGGAGTGGACCACCCGGTTTCGGACCATTATTTCGGACATACTGGCAAAGGATCTTGGCAATGACGGGGACATGGCTGTACTGCTCAATGCCCTGGATGATATGGAAAAGCAGGCCGGTCAGGCCGGGTTTGAAAGACCGATCTCTTTTTGCGCTGTTCGCCTGGCCCTGACTGCCAAACTTGATGTGCATATTTCCCAGGGCAGTTTTCTTTCCGGGGGCATTACATTTTGTAATCTCATGCCCATGCGCAGCATCCCGTTCAAGCTTGTCTGCCTTATGGGAATGGATGCCCAAAGTTTTCCCAGGACAGGCACTTCCCCCGGATTTGACCTGATCCGCCCAAACCCCCGGCTTGGGGACAAGCAGGATCGCCAGGAGGATTGTGAGCTTTTTCTGGAGGCTTTGCTGTGCGCACGTCTTCGGCTTATTATTACCTATACCGGCATGCGCATCAGTGACAACGCTCCGGTTCCCGTGGCCTCCCCTGTGGCGGAACTGGTTGATACCGTTAAAAACAGCTTTGTCTTTCCCCAGGGGTTCCAATGGCAGTTTGCCCACCCTTTGCATCCGTTCAGTCCGGATTATTTTTCAGATACCCGTGGGCCTGGATATTTCTCCTATTCAAAAGCCCAGTGCCGTATCAGCAGGAGCCAGAGCACCAGGAACAAAGGACAAGGAGAGAATGCCGGCGCACCCGGTTTTTGTTTTCGGGCTCCGGATGGTGACAACGCTGTGAAACAGCAGGCATCGGAAGAGATGCCGATGATTGCACTTTCCGATCTCATTGCGTTTTTCAGGCATCCTGTCCGGTATTATGTCACGGATACCCTGGGCGTGATATATCCGGAGCCGGGAGAGGAGCCTGATGAGCGGGAGCCTTTCAGGCTGTCCGGGCTCTCCCTTTACGATCTGGGTTCCCTGGCGGTTGAAAATCGTGAAGACATTGATCTCTATTCCTTGGTAAAGGCCCAGGGCCGGCTGCCTTTTGGAAACAAAGGAAAGCAGGAATGGGCCAGGATTAATGATCTGGCAGAACCTGTAAAGTATCTGGCCCAAAATGAACTCCCTGACACAAATCCACAGATACTGGATTTGTGTTTCCAAACAGAGACCTGCTGCATCACAGGCCGGGTGACGGATGTGTATGACCAGGGCCGGGCCGTGGCAGGTTTTGGCAGACTGAACCCCTCCCGGCTGCTGACCCAGTGGATTATGCACCTGGCCTATTCGTGTGTTGAAGAACACCCAGGCGCCACCGTGATGGTGGGGCAGGACCCCAAGGGCAAAAAGCTTGCGGTAAGATTTCAATTTTCTGCCGTTAAAGAAAAGTCCCAAGCCCGGGCGTTGCTCCTGGATCTGGCCGGATATTTCCTGGACGGAAAGGCACGAGTTTTTCCCTTTTTTGCCGATCTTTGTTTCCATCTGGTTTGGGATTTATCCTCACGGAACTATGACCTGTCAGCATCATCCCTCTCAACGGCGACAGGCAAATGTGCCGGCTTGTGGCGCAACACGTTTAATTCAACCGGGGAGAGCTTTAACCGATACACTGCCCTTGTTTTCGGCCAGGACAACCCCTTTTCAGATCCGTTGACCCTTGAGCATTCCGGGGTGCTGGATGCAGGCCTTGCCGTATACAGGCCCATGCTGGCGTGTTTAATATTATGA
- the recB gene encoding exodeoxyribonuclease V subunit beta, which translates to MNRPALPLPLDPFALDLQKISLIEASAGTGKTYTITTLFVRLVAMGYKVESILVVTFTEAAAAELKLRIRKRLVHCLMVLSGQESDEYAPDDLTVFLQRQNDADRIRRLLRLAVTCFDQAAIMTIHSFCFSVLRENAFESNAHFDMELMADNRGFVDQVLRDFFSGRINHLDPLFLSFLDQNNITPETFAKGLLRAASQPDVRVVPEQPAFQDIWDDYRKTVNSAAQILSQEPEGIRNLIQNHAGIDKRSYNKKNLSNWLDACQAKFERSPGTDLLFDMNEQGDALYKFTRTRLTEKTKAGHTPPVHLFFDLCERLLDLSRSMAANLIALRYLFLDDYAKALAAMKQGQGACFFDDLINDLSAALDGPGGHVLKAAVRKRFHACLIDEFQDTDPGQYKIFSILFTDPGTPFFMIGDPKQAIYGFRGGDIFTYMTASRACDQRFTLAKNYRSAPAMVQAVNTIFLSKDNPFEFELIPFQPVGTPETAVERLVCNGLPVPPATFVLVDTEGLPGNKTGVINKSDAQDLILDTFAKDMLSILKDPQTCLQGKDKSGDQGAATPVTPGEMAVLVRTNLQAEAVQKALVKRGIPCFLSKTGSVFDSVQARELYDILCAVARPGEMGLIKAALVSSVYQADEAFLRRMNTDDTLTGFWQDRFAGYRRIWEEKGFVPMITALLYQEDALPCPCLHMDERGLTNLFHLKELLAQAAMNLGKESASKISLLIEWFRKQLFEQTRQATADELRLESDARAVAIVTIHKSKGLEYPIVFLPFLWHVGTVKDTHAPVLFHDPEENNVLVLDLGSENRERAVQLNRNEAAAEEMRLLYVALTRASSGVRIYWGNFAGIEGSALARLLHPGSSGKDHSLLADLEKLCEKSDQSIEAFILKPGALPEGIFDAQTVQDNDFTPKIMTRKVAPAWRVSSYSALASGHNHDPVQDGQKERQEPAPDLFVKDAAPATDIVPLSTFPKGPGAGDFFHKVFEEIDFCDPATIEPSVVSNLDRFGFAMPKAVPDICDAVKGILSAPLDTGQGRCFSLDQIPLSHRLVEMEFNITIDRFSPTALGKLFEKVDKDEKTAGYGARILSMQLSGFQGFLKGFIDLVVCHENQWYILDYKSNYLGPCFSDYSPAALTSAMISHDYILQYHLYLAALDRYLRLRVKDYNYGEHFGGVFYLFIRGMAGNTNTGIYFDRPGNELIKQLRTLLS; encoded by the coding sequence ATGAACAGACCTGCATTGCCTCTGCCCCTTGACCCCTTTGCCCTTGATCTTCAAAAGATCAGCCTGATCGAAGCCAGTGCAGGAACCGGAAAGACATATACCATCACCACCCTGTTTGTCCGGCTGGTGGCCATGGGATATAAGGTGGAATCCATTCTCGTGGTGACATTTACGGAAGCCGCTGCCGCAGAGTTGAAATTAAGAATCCGGAAACGTCTGGTTCACTGTCTGATGGTCTTGTCCGGCCAGGAAAGTGATGAATACGCGCCGGACGATCTCACTGTCTTTTTGCAAAGACAAAATGATGCGGATAGAATCCGTCGCCTGCTTCGTCTCGCAGTGACCTGTTTTGACCAGGCCGCAATTATGACTATTCACTCTTTTTGTTTTTCGGTACTCAGGGAAAATGCCTTTGAAAGCAATGCCCATTTTGACATGGAACTTATGGCGGATAACCGGGGCTTTGTTGACCAGGTGCTTCGGGACTTTTTTTCAGGCCGCATCAACCATCTGGATCCATTGTTTTTATCTTTTCTGGACCAGAACAATATTACCCCGGAGACCTTTGCCAAAGGCCTTCTTCGTGCCGCATCCCAGCCGGACGTCAGAGTGGTGCCGGAACAGCCGGCGTTTCAAGACATTTGGGATGATTACAGAAAGACCGTTAATTCAGCCGCGCAAATTTTGAGCCAAGAACCGGAAGGTATCCGGAACCTGATCCAGAACCATGCAGGGATAGATAAACGAAGTTACAATAAAAAGAATCTTTCCAACTGGCTGGATGCCTGTCAAGCAAAATTTGAAAGAAGCCCCGGCACCGATCTGCTGTTTGACATGAATGAACAGGGAGATGCCCTGTATAAATTTACCCGGACCCGGCTGACAGAAAAAACAAAGGCCGGCCACACCCCTCCGGTCCATCTTTTTTTTGACCTTTGTGAACGCCTGCTTGACCTGTCCCGGTCCATGGCGGCAAATCTTATTGCATTACGATATCTGTTTCTTGATGATTATGCAAAGGCCCTGGCTGCCATGAAGCAGGGGCAGGGTGCATGTTTTTTTGATGATCTGATCAATGATCTTTCAGCTGCCCTGGACGGGCCGGGCGGCCATGTGTTGAAAGCGGCTGTGAGAAAACGGTTCCATGCCTGCCTCATTGATGAGTTCCAGGACACGGACCCGGGACAGTACAAAATTTTTTCCATCCTGTTCACGGATCCGGGTACTCCCTTTTTCATGATCGGCGATCCCAAGCAGGCCATTTATGGTTTCAGGGGCGGTGATATTTTTACCTATATGACCGCGTCCAGGGCCTGCGACCAACGCTTTACCCTGGCAAAAAATTATCGTTCCGCGCCGGCCATGGTGCAGGCCGTGAATACCATTTTTTTATCAAAAGACAATCCGTTTGAATTTGAACTCATTCCTTTTCAACCTGTGGGAACCCCAGAGACAGCTGTTGAGCGACTGGTCTGCAACGGTCTCCCTGTTCCGCCTGCAACCTTTGTGCTTGTGGACACAGAAGGGCTGCCCGGTAACAAAACCGGTGTAATAAATAAATCCGATGCCCAGGATCTCATATTAGACACCTTTGCAAAGGATATGCTTTCCATTTTAAAGGATCCCCAGACCTGTCTGCAGGGCAAGGACAAATCCGGCGATCAAGGTGCGGCAACACCGGTGACGCCGGGGGAGATGGCTGTGCTGGTGCGCACCAATCTCCAGGCCGAGGCGGTGCAAAAGGCACTTGTTAAACGGGGCATCCCCTGCTTTTTGTCCAAAACGGGTTCTGTGTTCGATTCCGTTCAGGCCCGGGAGCTTTATGACATCCTTTGCGCAGTGGCCCGTCCCGGGGAGATGGGCCTGATCAAGGCGGCTTTGGTATCATCAGTGTACCAGGCGGATGAGGCGTTTTTAAGGCGCATGAATACCGATGATACCCTTACGGGATTCTGGCAGGACCGGTTTGCAGGCTACAGGCGGATCTGGGAAGAAAAAGGCTTTGTTCCCATGATCACGGCCCTTTTGTACCAGGAGGATGCCCTGCCTTGCCCGTGTCTCCATATGGATGAACGGGGACTGACCAATCTATTTCATTTAAAGGAGCTTTTGGCCCAGGCCGCCATGAACCTGGGTAAAGAGAGCGCGTCCAAGATCAGTTTGCTCATTGAATGGTTTCGAAAACAGCTGTTTGAACAAACCCGGCAGGCCACAGCCGATGAGCTTCGCCTGGAAAGCGATGCCCGGGCCGTGGCAATTGTCACCATCCACAAAAGCAAGGGACTTGAATACCCCATTGTATTTCTGCCTTTTTTGTGGCACGTCGGCACCGTCAAGGATACCCATGCGCCTGTTTTATTCCATGACCCGGAAGAGAACAATGTCCTGGTGCTGGATCTGGGTTCGGAGAACAGGGAACGGGCCGTGCAGCTGAACCGGAACGAAGCAGCTGCCGAAGAGATGCGTCTGCTCTACGTGGCCCTGACCCGGGCGTCGTCCGGTGTAAGGATATATTGGGGAAATTTTGCAGGCATTGAAGGCTCTGCGTTAGCACGCCTCTTGCATCCTGGCAGTTCAGGGAAAGATCACAGCTTGCTTGCGGATCTTGAAAAATTGTGTGAAAAGTCAGATCAAAGCATTGAAGCCTTCATACTGAAACCCGGTGCCCTGCCCGAAGGCATCTTTGATGCTCAAACGGTTCAAGATAATGATTTTACCCCAAAGATCATGACCAGAAAGGTTGCCCCTGCCTGGCGAGTATCAAGCTATTCAGCCCTGGCTTCAGGACACAACCATGATCCTGTGCAGGACGGGCAAAAGGAGAGGCAGGAACCTGCCCCCGATCTCTTTGTGAAAGATGCTGCACCTGCCACGGATATTGTGCCCCTCTCCACCTTTCCCAAAGGCCCGGGGGCAGGTGATTTTTTCCACAAGGTGTTTGAGGAAATTGATTTTTGCGATCCTGCTACCATTGAACCGTCTGTTGTCAGCAACCTTGACCGGTTTGGGTTTGCCATGCCGAAGGCTGTTCCGGATATCTGCGATGCCGTCAAGGGTATTTTATCCGCCCCCCTTGATACGGGGCAGGGCCGTTGTTTTTCCCTGGATCAGATTCCGCTGAGCCACCGGCTGGTCGAGATGGAGTTTAACATCACCATAGACCGGTTTAGCCCGACAGCCCTTGGTAAACTGTTCGAAAAGGTTGACAAAGATGAAAAAACTGCCGGTTACGGTGCCAGGATATTATCCATGCAGTTATCCGGGTTTCAAGGGTTTTTAAAAGGATTTATCGATCTTGTGGTCTGCCATGAAAACCAGTGGTATATCCTGGATTACAAGTCCAATTACCTGGGGCCTTGTTTCAGTGATTATAGTCCTGCAGCGCTGACGTCGGCCATGATCAGTCACGATTACATTCTGCAATATCATCTTTACCTTGCGGCCCTGGACAGGTATTTAAGGTTACGAGTGAAAGATTATAATTATGGGGAACATTTTGGCGGCGTCTTTTACCTGTTTATCCGGGGGATGGCCGGGAACACAAACACCGGGATCTATTTTGACAGGCCCGGCAATGAATTGATAAAACAGTTGAGAACACTTTTATCTTGA
- a CDS encoding YccF domain-containing protein, producing MTFLLNLLWFVLGGGWAAGLLWILTGCILMLTVIGIPFGWAAFRIAGFAAFPYGKTLVDARAVGEEVITGTTLANILWIIFAGIWLALSHILAGISLCVTIIGIPFGFAHFRLAAVCFAPLGTRTVSI from the coding sequence ATGACCTTTTTATTGAATCTACTCTGGTTTGTACTTGGCGGGGGATGGGCTGCAGGCCTTTTATGGATTCTTACAGGCTGCATTTTAATGCTTACGGTTATAGGCATTCCCTTTGGCTGGGCTGCGTTCAGAATTGCAGGATTTGCCGCCTTTCCTTACGGCAAGACACTTGTGGATGCCAGGGCTGTGGGCGAAGAGGTGATCACCGGTACAACCCTCGCCAACATTTTGTGGATCATCTTTGCCGGGATATGGCTGGCCCTTTCGCACATTCTGGCAGGCATCAGTCTTTGTGTGACCATTATCGGCATTCCCTTCGGCTTCGCCCATTTCCGGCTGGCTGCTGTATGTTTTGCACCTTTAGGAACACGTACGGTTTCGATTTAA
- a CDS encoding DUF2760 domain-containing protein — protein MNTTKAYATRSLIVIVLFMVTIGGAIGAGIYFGFKKMALLFAPGSDGIITIPGINATITIQSLADVAQFSDMVTTQYIAQVVLFTILVFLVLGLILWGVLKLSVASLFGALASMPVDQKGREGDDGAKKKDFVDKRLEQERQKRLFLHFISVLQREGRLLDFFAEELSVYDDEQIGAAVRSIQEDCKKSVNKYLSPVPVIDKEEGDIVEVELGFDPNAIKLTGNVSGEPPFKGVLRHRGWKAAKNEVPKLSDVQDTSIIAPAEVELE, from the coding sequence GTGAACACAACAAAGGCATATGCGACAAGATCATTGATAGTTATTGTGCTGTTTATGGTGACCATTGGCGGGGCGATAGGTGCCGGAATCTATTTTGGATTCAAGAAGATGGCATTGCTCTTTGCACCAGGATCTGATGGCATAATCACTATACCGGGAATTAATGCGACAATTACAATTCAAAGCCTGGCTGATGTGGCTCAATTTTCAGATATGGTCACGACCCAATATATTGCCCAGGTTGTCCTATTTACAATCCTTGTTTTTTTAGTTTTAGGCCTTATTCTCTGGGGTGTTTTAAAATTAAGCGTCGCTTCATTGTTTGGCGCTCTTGCTTCCATGCCGGTTGATCAAAAAGGCCGTGAAGGAGATGACGGCGCAAAGAAAAAGGACTTTGTGGATAAACGATTGGAACAAGAGCGGCAAAAAAGACTTTTTCTGCATTTTATATCGGTGTTACAACGGGAAGGGCGGTTGCTGGATTTTTTTGCCGAAGAACTGTCGGTCTACGATGATGAGCAGATTGGCGCTGCCGTTAGAAGCATACAGGAAGACTGCAAGAAAAGTGTCAACAAGTATCTGTCCCCGGTGCCGGTTATTGATAAAGAAGAAGGGGATATTGTTGAAGTTGAATTGGGGTTTGACCCCAATGCCATAAAATTAACGGGGAATGTTTCCGGTGAACCTCCTTTTAAAGGGGTGTTGAGGCATCGGGGATGGAAGGCTGCAAAAAATGAGGTACCCAAACTGTCAGATGTACAAGACACCTCCATTATCGCACCGGCAGAAGTAGAACTTGAATAA